Proteins found in one Pempheris klunzingeri isolate RE-2024b chromosome 6, fPemKlu1.hap1, whole genome shotgun sequence genomic segment:
- the LOC139203021 gene encoding granzyme G: MFSHCGLLIIILVLTLDGQVQTGEIYGGHVAAPHSRPYMVLLEGQIQDGETKHCGGFLLNEEFVMTAAHCQARSYTALLGVHNVNDNEEIQRISVVEAFPHKDFNRSEPKINDIMLLKLTSKANFNKNVKPIALGGQSDGSLPQSCTVSGWGRADRNIKHMSFVLMEVDITLIDKEHCAKCMLYCSEGEIGPGEGDSGGPLVCEDEKAYGVVSFTFKPYSGDPKIHGYTNIPDHRDWIDEIMKHHGKL, from the exons ATGTTTAGCCACTGTGGACTGTTGATAATCATACTTGTACTGACTCTTGATGGCCAAG ttCAGACAGGGGAAATCTATGGAGGCCACGTGGCTGCACCACACAGCAGGCCATACATGGTGCTTTTGGAGGGGCAAATTCAGGATGGtgaaacaaaacactgtggaGGCTTCCTTCTGAATGAGGAGTTTGTGATGACTGCAGCCCACTGCCAGGCCAG GTCTTACACAGCCTTACTAGGAGTTCACAATGTCAATGACAATGAAGAAATACAACGTATATCTGTGGTGGAAGCATTTCCACATAAAGACTTCAACAGATCTGAGcccaaaataaatgacataatgCTTCTTAAG TTGACCTCAAAGGCaaatttcaacaaaaatgtgaAGCCCATTGCTCTTGGAGGCCAAAGTGATGGCTCCCTGCCACAATCGTGTACAGTTTCTGGCTGGGGAAGAGCAGACaggaacataaaacacatgtcTTTTGTACTCATGGAAGTCGACATAACACTAATTGACAAGGAGCATTGTGCTAAGTGTATGTTGTATTGCTCTGAAGGAGAGATCGGACCGGGTGAG GGAGATTCTGGTGGTCCACTGGTCTGTGAAGATGAAAAAGCATACGGGGTGGTGTCATTTACTTTCAAACCATACTCAGGTGACCCGAAGATCCATGGTTACACTAATATTCCTGATCACAGAGACTGGATCGATGAGATTATGAAGCATCATGGAAAGCTCTAG
- the LOC139203022 gene encoding granzyme B-like: MFIHCELVILILALTLDGQVHTGEIYGGHQAVPHSRPYMVLLEIFMQDGGRKHCGGFLLNEGFVMTAAHCQGRSYTALLGVHNVLNANDIQRVSVEKTFPHEDFNRSEPKKNDIMLLKLSSKVNFGKNVRPIALAGQGDGSLPKSCIVSGWGTMNTNNKYLSPVLMEVDVTLTDNELCLKEKLYCSEGERGPREGDGGGPLVCEDGRAYGMMSFIFIPHSGGPKVHAYTKIPDYKSWIDSTIDIALKSASTCHIYLKRES; encoded by the exons ATGTTTATTCACTGTGAACTGGTTATACTGATACTTGCACTGACTCTTGATGGCCAAG TTCACACAGGGGAAATCTATGGAGGGCACCAGGCTGTGCCACATAGCAGGCCATACATGGTGCTTTTAGAGATATTCATGCAGGATGGTGGAAGAAAACACTGTGGTGGCTTCCTTCTGAATGAGGGGTTTGTGATGACTGCAGCCCACTGCCAAGGCAGGTC GTACACGGCCTTACTGGGAGTTCACAATGTCCTTAACGCTAATGATATACAGCGTGTATCTGTGGAGAAAACATTTCCACACGAAGACTTCAACAGATCTGAGCccaaaaaaaatgacataatgcTTCTTAAG CTGAGCTCGAAGGTAAATTTCGGCAAAAATGTGAGACCCATTGCTCTCGCAGGCCAAGGTGATGGCTCTCTGCCAAAATCATGTATAGTTTCCGGCTGGGGaacaatgaacacaaacaacaaatatttgtcTCCTGTACTCATGGAAGTCGATGTGACACTCACTGACAATGAGCTGTGTCTGAAGGAAAAGCTATActgcagtgagggagagagaggaccaCGTGAA GGAGACGGTGGTGGTCCACTGGTCTGCGAAGATGGAAGAGCATACGGCATGATGTCATTCATCTTCATACCACACTCAGGTGGCCCAAAAGTTCACGCATATACTAAGATTCCCGATTACAAAAGCTGGATCGATTCAACCATTGATATTGCATTAAAAAGTGCTAGTACATGTCATATCTACCTAAAACGGGAGAGCTGA
- the LOC139203020 gene encoding granzyme G-like gives MFIHCELVILILALTLDGQVHTGEIYGGHQAVPHSRPYMVLLEIFMHDGGRKHCGGFLLNEEFVMTAAHCQGRSHTALLGVHNVLNANEIQRVSVEKTFPHKAFNRSEPTKKDIMLLKLSSKVNFSKNVRPIALAGQGDGSLPKSCIVSGWGIAETNNKYLSPVLMEVDVTITDNKLCPKEKTYCSEGERGPREGDSGGPLVCEDGKAYGVVSAFNQYSAIYVYTKIPDYRSWIDENMQHNGTSNRSHAGCMKSYI, from the exons ATGTTTATTCACTGTGAACTGGTTATACTGATACTTGCACTGACTCTTGATGGCCAAG TTCACACAGGGGAAATCTATGGAGGGCACCAGGCTGTGCCACATAGCAGGCCATACATGGTGCTTTTGGAGATATTCATGCACGATGGTGGAAGAAAACACTGTGGTGGCTTCCTTCTGAATGAGGAGTTTGTGATGACTGCAGCCCACTGCCAAGGCAG gTCGCACACGGCCTTACTGGGAGTTCACAATGTCCTTAACGCTAATGAAATACAGCGTGTATCTGTGGAGAAAACATTTCCACACAAAGCCTTCAACAGATCTGAGCCCACAAAAAAGGATATAATGCTTCTTAAG CTGAGCTCGAAGGTAAATTTCAGCAAAAATGTGAGACCCATTGCTCTCGCAGGCCAAGGTGATGGCTCTCTGCCAAAATCATGTATAGTCTCCGGCTGGGGAATTGcggaaacaaacaacaaatatttgtcTCCTGTGCTCATGGAAGTCGATGTGACAATCACTGACAATAAGCTGTGTCCAAAGGAAAAGACATActgcagtgagggagagagaggaccaCGTGAG GGAGACTCTGGTGGTCCATTGGTCTGCGAAGATGGAAAGGCCTATGGAGTGGTGTCTGCCTTCAACCAATACTCAGCAATATATGTTTATACTAAGATTCCTGATTACAGAAGCTGGATTGATGAGAATATGCAGCACAATGGAACCTCTAATAGATCTCACGCTGGATGCATGAAATCCTACATTTGA